In Enterocloster bolteae, one DNA window encodes the following:
- a CDS encoding type II toxin-antitoxin system RelB/DinJ family antitoxin produces the protein MNIRMNKDVKLQAQKVFSDLGIDLTTAVNVFLRQSIRYQGFPFDVTLRQEPNATTMAAIENADKGIDMHGPFESVEALMEDLNA, from the coding sequence ATGAATATCAGAATGAATAAAGATGTGAAACTACAGGCACAGAAAGTTTTTAGTGACCTTGGAATTGATTTAACCACTGCAGTAAACGTATTTCTGCGCCAATCTATACGTTACCAGGGTTTTCCCTTCGATGTAACCTTGCGCCAGGAACCAAACGCAACAACTATGGCTGCTATAGAAAATGCGGATAAAGGGATAGACATGCATGGTCCGTTTGAATCTGTAGAGGCCCTAATGGAGGACCTTAATGCTTAA
- a CDS encoding ParA family protein, translated as MIIAISNQKGGVGKTTTTHNLGVELAANNKRVLEVDADGQSSLTISFGKEPFDFEHSICDILKRDPIGIEECIYNIKDNLDIIPSNLFLASMELELTGRTAREQVLARALKKVEANYDYILIDCPPQLSILTLNALAAADKVLIPCQPTYLSYRGLEQLENTINDIRELVNPELEIMGVIATLYKVRVKDQNEILGLLQEKYNVIGIIRETSEAVKGIYDGLAVVERNPKLPISQEYKKIAEYIMSM; from the coding sequence ATGATTATTGCAATATCGAACCAAAAGGGTGGTGTAGGTAAGACAACCACAACACACAATCTGGGGGTTGAATTAGCAGCCAATAATAAAAGGGTTCTGGAAGTGGATGCGGATGGACAAAGTAGCCTTACAATAAGTTTTGGGAAGGAACCATTTGATTTTGAACATAGTATATGTGACATTTTGAAGAGGGACCCAATTGGGATAGAAGAATGTATCTATAATATTAAAGATAATCTTGACATTATACCAAGTAACCTCTTCCTGGCATCAATGGAGCTAGAGTTGACTGGCAGGACAGCACGTGAGCAGGTATTGGCCAGGGCTTTAAAAAAAGTTGAAGCAAATTATGATTACATACTTATTGATTGTCCGCCCCAGCTATCAATTTTAACACTTAACGCTTTAGCTGCAGCTGATAAGGTATTGATTCCATGCCAACCTACATATCTGTCATATAGGGGATTAGAGCAATTGGAAAATACAATTAATGACATACGAGAACTGGTTAATCCGGAATTGGAAATCATGGGGGTTATTGCTACGCTGTATAAAGTTCGTGTTAAGGACCAGAATGAGATACTAGGTTTGTTACAGGAAAAATATAATGTAATAGGTATCATCAGGGAAACATCAGAAGCGGTTAAGGGTATATATGATGGCCTTGCGGTAGTAGAAAGAAATCCGAAACTTCCAATATCTCAAGAGTATAAGAAAATCGCAGAATATATTATGTCTATGTAA
- a CDS encoding ADP-ribosyltransferase translates to MKYDILLGFKRYLQDNLNPNTAKTYYSAVKKVFNNCNISSMGDVPESYILDRLKHFRTKNEVSAAKNGLKHLSQYDSSLKLPDDTAFKTIQKRNHVKSKGKIVNFDTMMKKTNACRDLRMKYAYRLAAVSGLRVSELAALDPGDIIFQSDGRLKIHVRHGKGGKEGWVTCLKDDYLYEHLKHHIETLQPNERLFYDESYMRKYAWEHGMEMHDFRRAFAVLQKRELLQDGCNAKDADKIVQEQLRHSRFSNTKRYLYGRKIIAKKKKPKEKTEIEDVEPITDVNLEDYSIQEFYDLASELDSRDLTDQEKRSLYNYMGSEYRDMNKVLNNKDFNVPDYILQDIDTITECLERKKIPREEIVYRGMDNLGVLFGDDAKKLSSEELNQKYSGTLFISDGFSSTSMDKQIATAYAGFEEGVLMRIKVPEKMRGMYLGAVNRYREMELLLQRSSIFKLDAIEKKGDITYVDASLIYQVKKKGKMYGKKHK, encoded by the coding sequence ATGAAATATGATATCTTATTAGGATTCAAGCGATATTTGCAGGATAACTTGAATCCTAATACCGCAAAAACTTATTATAGTGCAGTAAAAAAGGTGTTTAATAATTGTAACATTTCGTCTATGGGAGATGTACCGGAAAGTTACATACTGGACCGACTTAAACACTTCCGGACTAAAAATGAGGTAAGTGCCGCCAAAAATGGATTAAAGCATTTATCCCAATACGATTCCTCTTTGAAACTTCCAGATGACACAGCATTTAAAACTATTCAGAAGCGAAATCACGTAAAAAGTAAGGGGAAAATAGTTAACTTTGATACCATGATGAAAAAGACTAACGCTTGTAGGGACCTAAGGATGAAGTATGCATATAGGTTGGCGGCAGTCAGTGGATTAAGGGTATCGGAGTTGGCGGCATTGGACCCTGGAGACATTATATTTCAATCCGATGGCCGGTTGAAAATTCATGTAAGGCATGGAAAAGGAGGAAAAGAAGGATGGGTTACATGCTTAAAAGATGATTATCTGTATGAGCATTTAAAACACCACATCGAAACTTTACAGCCAAATGAAAGATTATTCTACGATGAATCCTATATGCGTAAATATGCCTGGGAGCATGGGATGGAGATGCACGATTTTAGGCGGGCCTTTGCTGTCCTACAAAAGCGGGAACTGTTACAGGATGGATGTAATGCAAAAGATGCTGATAAGATTGTACAGGAGCAGCTGCGCCATTCCAGATTTTCTAACACAAAACGCTATCTGTATGGGCGTAAGATTATAGCCAAGAAAAAAAAGCCTAAAGAGAAAACTGAAATAGAAGATGTAGAACCAATAACTGATGTAAATTTAGAGGATTACAGTATACAGGAGTTTTATGATTTGGCCAGTGAGTTGGATTCCAGGGACCTTACCGACCAAGAAAAAAGGTCATTGTATAATTACATGGGGAGTGAGTACCGGGATATGAACAAGGTACTAAACAATAAGGATTTTAATGTACCCGATTATATATTGCAGGACATTGATACAATAACTGAATGCTTGGAAAGAAAGAAGATACCCAGAGAGGAAATTGTATATAGGGGGATGGATAATCTGGGGGTATTATTTGGGGATGACGCAAAAAAGCTGTCAAGTGAGGAACTAAATCAAAAATACAGTGGTACATTATTTATAAGTGATGGATTTTCCTCCACGTCAATGGATAAACAGATAGCAACTGCATATGCCGGTTTTGAAGAAGGGGTTTTGATGCGGATTAAAGTACCCGAAAAAATGCGTGGGATGTATCTGGGGGCAGTGAATCGTTATCGGGAGATGGAGTTGCTGTTACAGAGGAGCAGTATATTTAAACTTGATGCGATTGAAAAAAAAGGTGACATAACCTATGTGGATGCCTCGCTTATATACCAAGTTAAGAAGAAAGGAAAAATGTATGGAAAAAAACATAAATAG
- a CDS encoding tyrosine-type recombinase/integrase: MNITTEPIRNKKQLQAILGYLKENSSCRGKVRLRNYVIAKTQLNTSLRISDVLPLKVSDIMHLSGNFRRYINLKEDKTGHRQRIAINDPLKVTFRMYIKEMGLEYDDFLFPGQSKSKPVTTTQIHRVFQDTALALRIDNFNTHSLRKTWGYYAYKQTKNIALIMEVYGHTTVRQTMKYIGITQSDKDRLYNAIEF, translated from the coding sequence ATGAATATTACTACAGAACCGATAAGAAATAAGAAACAATTACAGGCCATTTTAGGATATCTAAAAGAAAATAGTTCCTGCCGTGGCAAAGTACGTCTACGCAATTATGTGATTGCAAAAACTCAATTAAATACCTCCCTACGCATTAGTGATGTGTTACCATTGAAAGTGTCTGATATCATGCATTTAAGTGGTAATTTCAGACGATATATAAATCTGAAAGAAGATAAGACAGGGCATAGGCAGCGCATAGCCATAAATGACCCCTTAAAAGTAACCTTTCGCATGTATATAAAAGAAATGGGCTTAGAATATGATGACTTTCTTTTCCCCGGGCAGAGCAAAAGTAAACCTGTCACTACTACACAAATTCATCGAGTTTTTCAAGATACTGCCCTGGCTTTACGTATTGACAATTTCAATACTCACTCTTTACGCAAAACCTGGGGATACTACGCATATAAACAAACAAAAAATATCGCATTAATTATGGAGGTATATGGACATACTACGGTCCGCCAAACAATGAAATATATCGGTATAACACAATCCGACAAAGACCGCCTATACAATGCAATTGAATTTTAA
- a CDS encoding DUF4417 domain-containing protein yields MKRHIWKNWKARIEPLCYRKTRRYENLERRIFKGVGQFDIPQIQPVSYRGRYEWIGFNYAKSCKTGSMEKGVHFFLDDYQFKRLWPDIDRYIPLFHRFGYVMSPDFSTYTDYPVAIQIYNHYRKHWIGAYLQDEGIQVIPTISWGEAQSFEWCFDGEPVGGTVAISSVGCMNSRYKKQLFLMGYQEMMQRLKPEQILCYGEVPEECKGNILRIRTFQDKFKT; encoded by the coding sequence GTGAAACGGCATATATGGAAGAACTGGAAGGCGAGGATAGAACCTTTGTGTTACCGAAAGACTAGGAGATATGAAAATTTAGAACGTAGGATATTTAAAGGGGTAGGCCAGTTTGACATTCCACAGATACAGCCTGTTTCATATAGAGGCCGGTATGAATGGATTGGATTCAATTATGCAAAAAGTTGTAAAACGGGAAGTATGGAAAAAGGGGTACATTTTTTTCTGGATGATTACCAGTTTAAACGCTTATGGCCAGATATTGACAGGTACATCCCATTATTTCATCGGTTTGGCTATGTTATGTCTCCAGATTTTTCAACCTACACAGACTATCCTGTAGCCATACAGATATATAACCACTACCGTAAACATTGGATAGGGGCATATTTACAAGATGAAGGTATACAGGTCATTCCAACTATATCCTGGGGTGAAGCACAATCCTTTGAATGGTGTTTTGATGGAGAACCAGTAGGCGGTACGGTGGCGATATCATCTGTGGGGTGCATGAACAGCCGGTATAAAAAGCAGCTGTTTTTAATGGGATATCAGGAGATGATGCAGCGGCTCAAGCCAGAGCAGATACTTTGTTATGGTGAAGTCCCTGAGGAATGCAAAGGTAACATTTTGAGGATTAGAACTTTTCAAGACAAATTTAAAACATAA